CGAACGGCGGGTCGATGTAGATGAGCTTCAGCCCGCCGGCCCCGTCGATCTCGCGCCGAAGAGGGCCGTTCTTGAGCGATGAGAGGACAAGCTTGTTGTCGCCCCAGATGAGCTTGTTCGCCCACCCGCCGGCCTGCCGCCCGCCGTCCCCCACCGAAAAGAGCCCGAGCTGCTCCTTCCCCTCGGCCCGCGGCTCGTCGATCTGCTCGATGGACTGGAACGGCAAGACCACGTTCGTGACCTCGCTCGTCTTCCCCTGCCACACGAGCTCCACCTCGGGCGCATCCTCGAACAGTGCCAGCTTGTACCGAGCCGGCAAAGGCTCCCCCCGGTCGAGGTGCGCCTTGATGATCTCTTTGTCGCGGTCGGTCAGGTTCATGGGGCGGAGGCCCTCCCAGGCTCAGGGGGTTTGCGGCCGTTTGAGCTTGTACGTTCCCGTCTTCGGCGCGCCGGCGAACTCGATCACCCCCGAGCGCGAGAGCGCCGCGAGGTCTCTTCGGGCGGTGGCGGAGGAGCAGCCAAAGCGCTTCGCCACCATGGAGCCCCGGACGGTTCGGCCCGAAGCCAGCTCCCTCAGGACCCAGAGCTGACGCTCGTTGAGGTCGCGCCGCACCACCTCGTTTACTAGCTCATTTACTAGATCATTTACTGCGTCACGATCGGATTCTCCCTGGGCAGGCTCTGCCTTGTCCCGAGACGCCGGGTGGGGTCGAAACCCAACGCGCATCGCGGCCCCCAGCTCCTCCCACTCAGGAATCGGATAACCGCCGGACCGACACGCTTCGACGACGCGGCGGTAGCCGCTGCCCCACTCCTCGATGAGCCCCAGCTCCCGCATCACGCGAGCGATCACGCGGTTCCC
The sequence above is a segment of the Thermodesulfobacteriota bacterium genome. Coding sequences within it:
- a CDS encoding ATP-binding protein, producing MIARVMRELGLIEEWGSGYRRVVEACRSGGYPIPEWEELGAAMRVGFRPHPASRDKAEPAQGESDRDAVNDLVNELVNEVVRRDLNERQLWVLRELASGRTVRGSMVAKRFGCSSATARRDLAALSRSGVIEFAGAPKTGTYKLKRPQTP